A genome region from Triticum aestivum cultivar Chinese Spring chromosome 2B, IWGSC CS RefSeq v2.1, whole genome shotgun sequence includes the following:
- the LOC123043134 gene encoding probable receptor-like protein kinase At3g17420 encodes MASKLQHMSVIPREFTLQYLEQITDNFSEGHIIGRGEHGVVYKGVLDNGEEIALKKLYHMPELDDTQFRNELNNLVRARHQNIIRLIGYCCNIGHKRVKHDDEYTSAVVEERFLCFEYLQGGSLDK; translated from the exons ATGGCGAGCAAGTTACAACATATGAGTGTGATACCAAGGGAATTTACCCTCCAATATCTGGAACAGATTACAGATAACTTCTCCGAGGGCCACATAATTGGTCGTGGTGAGCATGGAGTAGTTTACAAG GGAGTGCTGGATAATGGGGAAGAGATTGCTCTGAAGAAGTTATATCATATGCCAGAGCTTGATGACACACAATTCAGGAATGAGTTAAATAACCTTGTGAGAGCCCGGCATCAAAATATTATCCGGTTGATTGGTTACTGTTGTAATATTGGGCATAAACGTGTTAAACACGATGATGAATATACCTCTGCAGTAGTGGAAGAGAGATTTCTCTGCTTCGAATACTTGCAGGGCGGAAGCTTGGACAA ATGA